The following proteins are co-located in the Synechococcus sp. PROS-U-1 genome:
- a CDS encoding YcjF family protein — translation MKLPASLPDLVVSPTSLLRPLAVAGVGLLAGQWLISDVMHVPGGGLGLLAAGGVVIWLGRKPSQPRFAAPVSLDGWINRCQDVLDQFARFEQQPSADLARRSDLKAVVDRTGPVRMAMVTLGSPQGPDQEDLSRSLAGPVPLTLSLCHPLITDDGSRSWPRGLVDQDLILFILNAPLLASDLLWLQQVPDNQPAWLLVASDAQEPSTDALASLRDDLPARWRERTLLLDPSMTLRTALAPLRRSLKQASTETRPRLLADLHRRWQRDLESLRRDRFLQVQQRTQWVVAGSVLASPVPSLDLLAVAVANGLMIKEMGEIWGTSLQPDVLREAATQLARVALAQGVVEWTGQTLLGLAKLDGGSWLIAGAMQALSAAYLTRVVGRSMADWLAINAGVDELDLAALKQQAPLLVARAAEEERMNWNGFVQQSRDWLLHAAS, via the coding sequence TTGAAACTTCCGGCTTCATTGCCAGACCTGGTGGTGTCACCGACGTCGCTGTTGCGGCCGCTGGCTGTGGCTGGAGTCGGGCTGCTTGCCGGACAGTGGTTGATCAGTGATGTCATGCATGTCCCTGGCGGAGGACTGGGTCTCCTGGCGGCTGGTGGTGTGGTGATCTGGCTCGGCCGCAAGCCAAGCCAGCCCCGTTTTGCGGCTCCGGTCTCGCTGGACGGTTGGATTAATCGATGTCAGGACGTGCTGGATCAGTTCGCGCGTTTTGAGCAGCAACCATCCGCCGATCTGGCCCGTCGCTCTGACTTGAAGGCGGTTGTGGATCGCACTGGCCCTGTGCGAATGGCCATGGTCACCCTGGGGTCTCCTCAGGGCCCAGACCAAGAGGACCTCAGCCGCTCTCTTGCAGGCCCTGTGCCGCTGACCCTGTCGTTGTGCCATCCCCTGATCACCGACGACGGCAGCCGCAGCTGGCCCCGCGGGCTTGTGGATCAAGATCTGATCCTCTTCATCCTGAACGCGCCACTGCTGGCCTCAGATCTGCTTTGGCTTCAGCAGGTGCCGGACAATCAACCCGCCTGGCTGCTCGTGGCTTCCGACGCGCAGGAACCGTCGACCGATGCTCTTGCTTCTCTCAGGGATGATCTCCCCGCACGCTGGCGAGAGCGGACCCTGCTTCTGGATCCGTCGATGACACTGCGCACAGCCTTGGCTCCTCTGCGCCGCTCCTTGAAACAGGCGTCTACCGAGACGCGGCCGCGGCTTTTGGCTGATCTCCACCGGCGATGGCAGCGCGACTTGGAGTCGCTTCGGCGTGATCGTTTTCTCCAGGTCCAGCAGCGCACCCAATGGGTGGTTGCCGGTTCTGTGTTGGCCTCCCCCGTCCCCAGCCTCGATCTTCTTGCCGTCGCGGTGGCCAACGGGTTGATGATCAAGGAGATGGGAGAGATCTGGGGGACGTCCCTCCAGCCGGATGTGCTCCGGGAAGCTGCGACGCAACTGGCGCGGGTGGCTCTCGCCCAGGGCGTGGTGGAGTGGACCGGACAAACCTTGCTGGGTCTGGCCAAGCTGGATGGCGGGAGCTGGCTCATCGCTGGCGCGATGCAGGCCCTTAGTGCGGCTTATCTCACCCGTGTGGTGGGACGTTCCATGGCGGATTGGTTGGCGATCAACGCTGGTGTCGATGAGCTTGATCTTGCGGCGCTGAAGCAGCAAGCCCCGCTGTTGGTGGCCCGGGCCGCAGAAGAGGAGCGGATGAACTGGAACGGCTTCGTACAGCAATCACGGGATTGGCTGCTTCACGCAGCTTCATGA
- the psbA gene encoding photosystem II q(b) protein: MSTAIRSGRQSNWESFCDWVTSTDNRIYVGWFGVLMIPCLLAATICFIIAFIAAPPVDIDGIREPVAGSFIYGNNIISGAVVPSSNAIGLHFYPIWEAASLDEWLYNGGPYQLVVFHFLIGISAYMGRQWELSYRLGMRPWICVAYSAPLSAAFAVFLVYPFGQGSFSDGMPLGISGTFNFMLVFQAEHNILMHPFHMLGVAGVFGGSLFSAMHGSLVTSSLVRETTESESQNYGYKFGQEEETYNIVAAHGYFGRLIFQYASFNNSRSLHFFLGAWPVVGIWFTSMGVSTMAFNLNGFNFNQSILDGQGRVVNTWADMVNRAGLGMEVMHERNAHNFPLDLATVESTPVALQAPAIG; the protein is encoded by the coding sequence ATGTCCACCGCAATTCGCAGCGGACGCCAGAGCAATTGGGAATCCTTCTGCGACTGGGTAACCAGCACCGATAACCGCATTTATGTCGGTTGGTTCGGTGTGCTGATGATTCCCTGCCTGCTGGCAGCCACCATCTGCTTCATCATTGCCTTCATCGCCGCACCTCCGGTCGATATCGATGGCATCCGTGAGCCTGTTGCAGGCTCATTCATCTACGGAAACAACATCATTTCTGGTGCTGTTGTTCCTTCCTCCAACGCCATTGGCCTGCACTTCTACCCCATCTGGGAAGCGGCCTCTCTCGATGAGTGGCTGTACAACGGCGGTCCTTACCAGCTGGTTGTCTTCCACTTCCTGATCGGCATCTCTGCCTACATGGGGCGTCAGTGGGAACTCTCCTACCGCCTGGGCATGCGCCCCTGGATCTGCGTTGCCTACAGCGCACCGCTGTCAGCGGCTTTCGCCGTGTTCCTGGTCTATCCCTTCGGTCAGGGTTCCTTCTCTGACGGCATGCCCCTGGGCATCTCTGGCACCTTCAACTTCATGTTGGTGTTCCAGGCCGAGCACAACATCCTGATGCACCCCTTCCACATGTTGGGCGTCGCAGGTGTCTTCGGCGGCAGCTTGTTCTCCGCCATGCACGGCTCCCTGGTGACCTCCTCCCTGGTGCGTGAAACCACCGAGAGCGAGTCCCAGAACTACGGCTACAAGTTTGGCCAAGAGGAAGAGACCTACAACATCGTGGCTGCCCACGGTTACTTCGGTCGCCTGATCTTCCAATACGCCTCCTTCAACAACAGCCGTAGCCTTCACTTCTTCCTGGGTGCCTGGCCTGTTGTCGGCATCTGGTTTACGTCCATGGGCGTATCAACCATGGCCTTCAACCTGAACGGCTTCAACTTCAACCAGTCCATCCTTGATGGTCAGGGCCGTGTTGTGAACACCTGGGCTGACATGGTGAACCGTGCCGGCCTCGGCATGGAAGTGATGCACGAGCGCAACGCTCACAACTTCCCCCTCGACCTGGCAACTGTTGAGTCCACTCCTGTGGCTCTTCAGGCTCCCGCCATCGGTTGA
- a CDS encoding galactose oxidase produces MPTARIPLPSSLPPMGAGQLRPSRSLMVCLTCQHFEHTLSEAGVTQPACAYHQQLLPQGSHLDHRCHQWMRRLEREIGWCPEGA; encoded by the coding sequence ATGCCGACCGCCCGCATTCCCTTGCCGAGCAGCTTGCCACCGATGGGCGCAGGTCAGCTCCGACCCAGCCGATCCCTCATGGTCTGCCTGACCTGCCAGCACTTTGAACACACCCTTTCCGAGGCAGGAGTCACCCAGCCAGCCTGCGCATACCATCAACAACTTCTCCCCCAGGGATCACACCTTGATCACCGCTGTCACCAGTGGATGCGGCGACTGGAAAGGGAGATCGGCTGGTGCCCAGAGGGTGCCTGA
- a CDS encoding hemagglutinin, whose translation MRLHFLPIHVFRETPSVTFFDAGVPGSNGTDVVAHHGNATSPPDQDGSEQYYVHRHQVDNNLVLEGSRTFTLLNPAWEHPHHVIHLIRAMGALQIPIGTYHRSVSSNEGSLVLNQSMRDHGFDYRTEFIPVSLEEQEVLRQARATAPWIWSWNDGHICRDHGSQ comes from the coding sequence ATGAGGCTTCACTTCCTGCCGATTCATGTCTTCCGAGAAACCCCATCGGTCACGTTCTTTGATGCTGGGGTTCCTGGAAGCAATGGCACTGATGTTGTCGCCCACCATGGCAACGCCACGTCCCCTCCCGATCAAGACGGGTCAGAGCAGTACTACGTGCACCGTCATCAAGTTGACAACAACTTGGTGCTGGAAGGGTCCCGGACCTTCACACTGCTCAATCCAGCCTGGGAGCACCCCCACCACGTCATTCATTTGATTCGAGCGATGGGTGCCCTCCAAATCCCTATCGGGACGTACCACCGCTCAGTGTCCAGCAACGAAGGCAGCCTGGTTCTGAACCAGTCCATGCGAGATCACGGATTTGATTACAGAACGGAATTCATCCCCGTCAGCCTTGAAGAACAGGAGGTGCTCCGCCAAGCACGAGCAACAGCTCCATGGATCTGGAGCTGGAACGATGGGCACATCTGCAGAGATCACGGATCTCAGTGA
- a CDS encoding OsmC family protein → MTRISCRYNGNLNCSAEHGPSGVTLSTDAPPDHDGRGKSFSPTDLLATALGTCVLTVIGITAKRRNWAVTNAEASVEKIMSQSGPRRIETLRAWITLPKELSEEQVQLFKRVVNDCPVKRNLEPSMTIDLIWC, encoded by the coding sequence ATGACGCGCATCTCCTGCCGCTACAACGGCAATCTGAACTGTTCAGCCGAACATGGGCCCTCTGGTGTGACGCTGAGCACCGATGCTCCGCCTGATCATGACGGTCGTGGAAAAAGCTTTTCACCAACAGATTTGTTGGCCACTGCTCTTGGCACCTGTGTCTTGACGGTGATCGGAATCACAGCCAAACGCCGGAATTGGGCGGTCACCAACGCAGAGGCATCGGTTGAAAAAATCATGAGCCAATCGGGTCCCCGCAGGATCGAAACACTTCGGGCATGGATCACCCTTCCGAAAGAGTTGTCAGAGGAACAGGTTCAGTTGTTCAAGCGGGTTGTGAATGACTGCCCTGTGAAACGAAATCTGGAGCCATCCATGACGATTGATTTGATCTGGTGCTGA
- a CDS encoding ATP-binding protein, whose amino-acid sequence MPETAQQGHLFIGPPGSGKSTLASTLAPFLRARVVSSDALRQQLWGDAGVQGPWCELEPLLHGAIESACAAGENVLVDATHGHASWRRRLMQKPMGARRLQWFGWWLQTPLDQCLAWNRSRQRQVPEPVIRAMHQTLTIPPDRPDTREGFTSLICLNPASSRLNDQINQALQTILCHEER is encoded by the coding sequence TTGCCTGAAACAGCACAGCAAGGGCATCTGTTCATCGGCCCACCAGGCAGTGGGAAATCCACTCTTGCCTCCACCCTCGCTCCGTTTCTCCGCGCGCGGGTGGTGTCCAGCGACGCCCTGAGGCAGCAACTGTGGGGGGACGCTGGCGTTCAGGGTCCCTGGTGTGAACTTGAGCCCCTGCTCCATGGGGCCATCGAGAGCGCCTGTGCTGCTGGCGAGAACGTTCTTGTGGATGCGACCCATGGGCACGCCAGCTGGCGCAGGCGGTTGATGCAAAAACCCATGGGGGCACGGCGACTGCAGTGGTTCGGCTGGTGGCTGCAAACACCGTTGGACCAATGCCTTGCCTGGAACCGGTCCCGTCAACGGCAGGTTCCTGAACCAGTGATTCGTGCGATGCACCAAACGTTGACCATCCCTCCTGACAGACCCGATACAAGAGAGGGATTCACAAGCTTGATTTGCCTCAATCCCGCCAGCTCACGCCTCAACGATCAGATCAACCAGGCCCTTCAGACCATCCTTTGCCATGAAGAAAGGTGA
- a CDS encoding nuclear transport factor 2 family protein, with the protein MTTPPMLQPPLNAEQIRALFTKPYGTPGPTAAQWKAVYADDVHFTDPTQERQGIDAYILAQEGLMQRCDDVFLETEAIAVNDQMAFVEWRMGLKIKGIEFIYPGTTRLRFNPDGKIGDHRDYFDFVGPTFAPVPVIGGLVRWLYKRFVA; encoded by the coding sequence ATGACAACACCTCCCATGCTCCAACCCCCGCTGAACGCGGAACAGATCCGTGCCCTGTTCACCAAGCCATACGGAACACCCGGCCCCACGGCTGCGCAATGGAAGGCGGTTTACGCCGATGACGTTCACTTCACCGACCCAACTCAGGAACGACAGGGAATTGATGCTTACATCCTTGCTCAGGAGGGCCTGATGCAGCGCTGCGATGACGTTTTCCTGGAAACCGAAGCCATAGCAGTGAACGATCAGATGGCCTTTGTTGAATGGCGCATGGGCTTAAAAATCAAGGGAATTGAGTTCATCTATCCCGGCACAACCCGGCTCAGATTCAATCCAGACGGAAAAATCGGGGATCACCGCGATTATTTCGATTTCGTCGGCCCCACGTTTGCGCCTGTGCCTGTGATTGGTGGGCTGGTGCGATGGCTGTACAAACGGTTCGTTGCCTGA
- a CDS encoding DUF481 domain-containing protein has product MRRFLATAGLLTLGMFPSLSWAETVTLTLRNGDKIHGTLIEQTPDDGTTVLDHPQLGRLELTAEQLKPAKAKPLWTSSLSAGLIGNEKDGDSSMSVSFTGKTRYNDEQQKLSLSGSFNASKSKDSGEALSIDTEKGSAELRYDKPIGSNLDLFALSSYQFNGTNDSGVNTVLGNIGVAFPLLKSETTDFTVSIGPAVQWSGGGMTCASDTYCGNTYGGASLTADLSWKPLPTLHFGLQNQFTTVWATEVQPGNTLTAEVRYYPAVNSKLFTTLRIQSIYQSMSTPQVNNTITAQVGADF; this is encoded by the coding sequence TTCTCGCCACCGCTGGACTGCTGACCCTCGGCATGTTCCCCAGCCTGAGCTGGGCCGAAACCGTCACGTTGACCCTGCGCAACGGCGACAAAATTCACGGCACGTTGATTGAGCAGACTCCGGACGATGGAACCACGGTGCTGGACCACCCCCAGCTGGGCCGTTTGGAACTCACCGCAGAGCAACTAAAACCGGCTAAAGCCAAACCTCTCTGGACAAGCTCTCTCTCTGCAGGTCTCATCGGCAATGAGAAGGACGGCGACAGCTCCATGTCAGTCAGCTTCACCGGAAAAACCCGCTACAACGATGAACAGCAGAAGCTGTCGTTGAGTGGCAGTTTCAACGCCAGCAAATCGAAGGATTCGGGAGAGGCACTCTCCATCGATACGGAGAAAGGGTCTGCGGAACTGCGATACGACAAGCCCATTGGATCCAACCTCGATTTGTTTGCTCTGAGCAGCTACCAGTTCAACGGCACCAATGACTCCGGGGTCAACACCGTTCTGGGAAACATCGGTGTGGCCTTCCCACTGTTGAAGTCAGAAACAACTGATTTCACAGTGTCCATCGGGCCTGCGGTGCAGTGGAGCGGAGGAGGAATGACCTGTGCCAGCGACACGTATTGCGGCAACACCTATGGCGGCGCATCGCTCACCGCAGACCTCAGCTGGAAACCATTGCCAACCCTGCATTTCGGACTTCAAAACCAGTTCACAACGGTCTGGGCAACCGAAGTTCAACCTGGCAACACCCTGACCGCTGAGGTCCGCTACTACCCCGCCGTGAACAGCAAGTTGTTCACAACACTGCGGATTCAATCGATTTATCAAAGCATGAGCACTCCGCAGGTGAACAACACCATCACAGCTCAGGTGGGCGCCGACTTCTGA